The proteins below are encoded in one region of Amycolatopsis magusensis:
- the eccE gene encoding type VII secretion protein EccE, translating into MMNLVVVEVGLAIGLVLLAINEKLLYVSIGVTAVALVIAFLRWGGQWFTQWVGLSLRYSMRSHSRVANPTPPSSIESIAAAEDAVTGPDDPRVNLLRLVVPDLVVAHGVDHERQQVGLAWNDGTWTAVLLVEPAPALISQAGGAPSLPLSALAPCLEDRGVVLDSIQVIWHCYPGSAALPSDSPALSSYMEVLGPLQAAARRTTWVAIRLDPRRCPTAVRERGGGVVGAHRALIGALSRVRNALESQGVPTRPLDPDELLRAGLSAAELTAVAGSGTRVALQERKDSVTSAGIGHASYAISGWPKGKITGTLNALSSVRALSSTIAMSISPSADEGRIGLRGVVRLSARNPRELDVASDRMKAISDRLNIDLTLLRGRQVAGLAATMPMGGTA; encoded by the coding sequence GTGATGAACCTCGTGGTGGTCGAGGTCGGTCTCGCGATCGGGCTCGTACTGCTCGCGATCAACGAAAAGCTGCTCTACGTCTCAATCGGTGTGACGGCCGTCGCTTTGGTGATCGCTTTTCTGCGGTGGGGCGGGCAATGGTTCACCCAATGGGTGGGACTGAGCCTGCGGTATTCGATGCGGTCGCACAGTCGCGTGGCGAATCCCACCCCGCCCAGCAGCATCGAGTCGATCGCGGCCGCCGAGGACGCGGTGACCGGTCCGGACGATCCGCGGGTGAACCTGCTGCGGCTGGTCGTCCCGGACCTCGTGGTGGCGCACGGCGTCGACCACGAGCGGCAGCAGGTCGGCCTTGCCTGGAACGACGGGACCTGGACCGCGGTGCTGCTGGTCGAGCCGGCGCCCGCGTTGATCAGCCAGGCCGGCGGGGCGCCGAGTCTTCCGCTGTCGGCGCTCGCGCCGTGCCTCGAAGACCGCGGTGTGGTGCTCGACTCGATCCAGGTGATCTGGCACTGCTACCCGGGTAGCGCGGCTCTGCCGTCGGACTCGCCCGCGTTGAGCTCATACATGGAGGTCCTGGGCCCGCTGCAGGCAGCCGCGCGGCGGACGACCTGGGTCGCCATCCGACTGGACCCGCGGCGCTGCCCCACAGCCGTGCGCGAACGCGGCGGCGGCGTCGTCGGCGCCCACCGCGCCCTGATCGGTGCACTTTCGCGGGTAAGAAACGCCCTCGAGTCCCAAGGCGTCCCCACCCGCCCCCTGGACCCCGACGAACTCCTCCGCGCCGGGCTTTCGGCCGCAGAACTCACGGCCGTCGCCGGCTCGGGCACCCGCGTCGCCCTGCAGGAGCGCAAGGACAGCGTGACTTCTGCGGGCATCGGCCATGCCAGCTACGCGATCAGCGGCTGGCCGAAGGGCAAGATCACCGGCACGCTCAACGCCCTGAGCAGCGTGCGCGCCCTCTCCTCCACCATCGCCATGTCGATCTCACCTTCTGCGGACGAAGGCCGGATCGGCCTCCGCGGCGTGGTGCGCTTGAGCGCGCGAAACCCGCGTGAGCTGGACGTCGCGTCCGACCGGATGAAGGCCATCTCCGACCGGCTCAACATCGACCTCACCCTGCTGCGTGGCCGCCAGGTCGCCGGCCTGGCCGCCACGATGCCGATGGGAGGCACGGCATGA
- the eccD gene encoding type VII secretion integral membrane protein EccD — protein MTVVAPRTRIDVALPADVAVADLLPMLLDMAKETTPDGGARHGGWALAKLGDAPLDPSRTLASLGVIDGELLQLRKRNENPPPPLYDDVVDAIAESDPDSFRPWTKETAQRIGHIAGGLALFFAAVALFAGGSLFGGSALAAAIAGGVGSIACIALGATLVKAYQAQATGVLVAAAGGLPLAFVSGFYIVPGLGIRANLLLASALVLIVASVAIMVIGAGITTFIAAATAAALWSLAFLVATFVAHPMPGIAAGTAAVSLAFISMLPRITLQLAKLPLPHVPGSAEELKEDSGFPDYTAIERRTAVAHNYMTGLLIGCGATAALASIITATSPSIFGVIMAVVATLVLLLRGRAYANGSQAVALLATGIVSAGGILLGWLWTEDGMGRLIFVAGTLVLVAAGALVVGVIFPGQRFSPPLRRTVEIIEAICIATVLPLALAVMDLYSTLRHIDFPR, from the coding sequence GTGACGGTGGTCGCGCCGCGCACCCGCATCGACGTGGCACTGCCCGCCGACGTCGCGGTGGCCGATCTGCTGCCGATGCTGCTGGACATGGCCAAGGAGACCACCCCGGACGGCGGCGCCCGCCACGGCGGCTGGGCACTGGCCAAACTGGGTGACGCCCCGCTGGACCCGAGCCGCACGCTGGCCTCGCTCGGCGTGATCGACGGGGAACTGCTGCAGCTGCGCAAGCGCAACGAGAACCCGCCGCCCCCGCTTTACGACGACGTGGTCGACGCGATCGCCGAGTCGGACCCGGACAGCTTCCGGCCCTGGACCAAGGAGACCGCCCAGCGTATCGGCCACATCGCCGGCGGCCTGGCGCTGTTCTTCGCGGCCGTCGCGCTTTTTGCGGGCGGAAGCTTGTTCGGTGGCAGCGCGCTGGCCGCCGCGATCGCCGGCGGGGTCGGCTCGATCGCCTGCATCGCGCTCGGCGCCACCCTGGTCAAGGCGTACCAGGCGCAGGCGACCGGCGTGCTGGTCGCCGCGGCGGGCGGGCTGCCACTCGCCTTCGTCAGCGGCTTCTACATCGTGCCCGGGCTGGGGATCCGGGCGAACCTGCTGCTCGCCTCGGCACTGGTGCTGATTGTCGCGTCGGTGGCGATCATGGTCATCGGCGCGGGCATCACCACGTTCATCGCCGCGGCCACCGCCGCCGCGCTCTGGTCGCTGGCCTTCCTGGTGGCGACCTTCGTCGCGCACCCGATGCCGGGCATCGCCGCCGGCACCGCCGCGGTTTCGCTGGCCTTCATCTCGATGCTGCCGCGGATCACCCTGCAACTGGCGAAACTGCCGTTGCCGCACGTCCCGGGCAGCGCGGAGGAGCTCAAGGAGGACTCGGGCTTCCCCGACTACACCGCCATCGAGCGCCGCACGGCCGTCGCGCACAACTACATGACCGGCCTGCTGATCGGCTGCGGTGCCACCGCGGCGCTGGCGTCGATCATCACCGCCACCTCGCCGAGCATCTTCGGCGTGATCATGGCCGTGGTCGCCACCCTCGTGCTGCTTCTGCGGGGTCGTGCCTACGCCAACGGCAGCCAGGCCGTCGCCCTCCTCGCCACCGGCATCGTTTCCGCGGGCGGAATCCTGCTGGGCTGGCTCTGGACCGAGGACGGCATGGGTCGGCTGATCTTCGTCGCGGGCACCCTGGTGCTGGTCGCGGCGGGGGCGCTGGTGGTCGGCGTGATCTTCCCGGGGCAGCGTTTTTCACCGCCGCTTCGCCGCACGGTCGAGATCATCGAGGCCATCTGCATCGCCACGGTGCTGCCGCTCGCGCTGGCCGTGATGGACCTGTACTCGACGCTGCGCCACATCGACTTCCCGCGCTGA
- a CDS encoding WXG100 family type VII secretion target, with protein sequence MGNPDPDPDVFQGLRTPTAAVGFSGQKQDAATSVQVGGLPPRVEEAPGAVLAEEEGKGGHLDFLSELARQLGVTDVVEAHLVPVVGQWTEMRAEAERWRAAAASAGKISEVLAEPLGRVDAGWEGENADAFVAYMGKVNSASEAAQEAMNTMADALDDTADAIERITGTMIDVVLDAAEVASEAAMLPVGGTERARTHLLDVQQSTQALHDSVRDVLEEFARLCDGVEGQEVGERSVAMEIQFPGEKFALKDDAEPAAALAAESEEASPAEKAAAGPGSSGGGQEQAASGGAGAGAVGSDTAVPPLPPAGGNQTAAGAPPAEPVAPNQGAAAASRGAAAATGSPMMGGMMPMGMGGMGGGQGGNQEHRVKTRATTDPADLFGKPEQVAPPVLGEDPGKKPPEKGA encoded by the coding sequence ATGGGCAACCCGGACCCAGACCCCGACGTCTTCCAAGGCCTACGCACCCCCACCGCGGCCGTAGGCTTTAGCGGGCAAAAGCAGGATGCCGCCACATCGGTGCAGGTGGGGGGCTTGCCGCCGCGGGTGGAGGAGGCTCCTGGCGCGGTGTTGGCGGAGGAAGAAGGCAAGGGCGGGCACCTCGACTTCCTGTCTGAGCTGGCGAGGCAGTTGGGCGTCACCGACGTCGTCGAAGCTCACCTGGTGCCCGTCGTCGGCCAATGGACGGAAATGCGGGCAGAAGCAGAGCGCTGGCGTGCGGCTGCGGCTTCTGCGGGCAAAATCTCCGAGGTGTTGGCGGAGCCGCTTGGCCGGGTGGATGCGGGGTGGGAGGGTGAGAACGCCGACGCCTTCGTCGCCTACATGGGCAAGGTCAACTCAGCCAGTGAGGCCGCGCAGGAGGCCATGAACACCATGGCCGACGCCCTCGACGACACAGCCGACGCGATCGAGCGCATCACCGGCACGATGATCGACGTCGTGCTTGATGCCGCGGAAGTGGCGTCCGAGGCCGCGATGCTTCCGGTCGGTGGGACCGAGCGGGCGAGGACCCATCTGCTCGACGTGCAGCAGTCCACGCAGGCTCTCCACGACTCCGTACGTGACGTGCTCGAGGAGTTCGCCCGCCTATGCGACGGGGTCGAGGGGCAGGAAGTCGGCGAACGCAGCGTCGCGATGGAGATCCAGTTCCCCGGCGAGAAGTTTGCGTTGAAGGACGATGCCGAGCCGGCAGCGGCCTTGGCAGCAGAGTCGGAGGAAGCCTCGCCTGCTGAGAAGGCGGCAGCGGGCCCAGGCAGTAGCGGTGGCGGCCAGGAACAGGCAGCGAGCGGTGGGGCCGGTGCCGGAGCGGTGGGAAGCGACACAGCTGTGCCGCCGTTGCCACCGGCCGGCGGCAACCAGACCGCCGCGGGTGCGCCACCTGCTGAGCCGGTGGCACCGAACCAAGGGGCTGCTGCAGCGTCAAGGGGCGCCGCGGCGGCGACCGGGTCCCCGATGATGGGCGGCATGATGCCCATGGGGATGGGTGGCATGGGCGGCGGCCAGGGCGGCAACCAGGAGCACCGGGTGAAGACGCGGGCGACCACCGACCCGGCGGACCTGTTCGGCAAGCCGGAGCAGGTCGCGCCCCCGGTCCTCGGCGAAGACCCAGGCAAAAAGCCACCCGAGAAGGGCGCCTGA
- a CDS encoding DUF559 domain-containing protein: MHKNGEFLGRLDLALEKEKVAIEYDGSLHDTAAQRRHDKKRRCKLTKAGWRFVIIRAKDLATDYRVILTRVRLARSRPGATRQNPTSGRCGSAQLAWPVRRQADSRRRPR; encoded by the coding sequence GTGCACAAGAATGGCGAGTTCCTGGGCCGCCTGGACCTTGCGCTCGAAAAGGAGAAGGTGGCCATCGAATATGACGGCAGCCTGCATGACACTGCGGCTCAGCGACGACACGACAAGAAGCGGCGATGCAAGCTGACCAAAGCTGGCTGGCGGTTCGTCATCATACGGGCGAAGGATCTTGCGACCGACTACAGAGTCATTTTGACTCGAGTCCGGCTCGCCCGATCCCGCCCAGGAGCTACGAGACAGAATCCGACGTCCGGACGTTGCGGGTCTGCTCAGCTCGCTTGGCCAGTTCGGCGTCAGGCGGATAGTCGACGGCGACCAAGGTGA
- the eccB gene encoding type VII secretion protein EccB: protein MPSTPTTKSQVQAYQFVLRRMQSALVRKDAVMLHDPMRTHSRATIVGVVLAVIGMLGFIIFGFIKPAPKPPAAGIVIGEQSGQIYVKTENPTKLVPTFNLASARLMLHGQQQQAPQEGQQGGQQQPAAPKLVEPAVVPDEQLKDIPRGRLQGIVNAPQLLPNKDQRISDNWAVCDFLRIDPNQPENVGLQQATRETSVLAGVPNLGTDGMGRELGDREALLVTGDNAATYLVYRLANHANQPNASVVKARLAPGNIVKSALGITVNGRKISTGLLNAIPEVDQLNEQRVPNAGAPSPFDIDGLPVGAVFKTQPSGGAPQFWVIHSTGIQQISEVAGDIIRTTNTVVQQNKEVRTVNLDRIANVKQIIAGMPEALKVDTYPKLKPEILDPIKSGTPATCLGWRTEGDGATKDERTAVYVSNEVPFPKDANGARRTPVSVGQPTPDGTKIDSFYMQPGRAAVVRAAQSKDSFASGPISLVSDLGLRYGVPDLPTAQALFGPDAQAPAPENILKLLPAAATTLNVNDAKRTYDSVPVDPNAGSFPSGTPQAGGAGG, encoded by the coding sequence ATGCCGTCAACACCGACAACAAAGTCTCAGGTCCAGGCATATCAGTTCGTGCTGCGCCGGATGCAGTCCGCGTTGGTCCGCAAGGACGCCGTGATGCTCCACGACCCCATGCGGACGCACTCGCGCGCCACGATCGTGGGTGTCGTGCTGGCCGTCATCGGCATGCTCGGGTTCATCATCTTCGGCTTCATCAAGCCGGCCCCGAAGCCGCCGGCCGCGGGCATCGTCATCGGCGAGCAGTCCGGGCAGATCTACGTGAAAACGGAGAACCCGACCAAGCTCGTCCCGACCTTCAACCTCGCCTCCGCGCGGCTGATGCTCCACGGCCAGCAACAGCAGGCGCCGCAGGAGGGTCAGCAGGGAGGCCAGCAGCAGCCCGCCGCGCCGAAGCTCGTCGAGCCCGCGGTGGTGCCGGACGAACAGCTCAAGGACATCCCGCGCGGGCGGCTCCAGGGCATCGTCAACGCGCCACAGCTCCTCCCGAACAAGGACCAGCGCATCTCCGACAACTGGGCGGTGTGCGACTTCCTCCGCATCGACCCGAACCAGCCGGAGAACGTGGGCCTGCAGCAGGCGACGCGGGAGACGAGCGTGCTCGCTGGCGTCCCGAACCTCGGTACCGACGGCATGGGCCGGGAACTCGGCGACCGTGAGGCGCTGCTCGTCACCGGCGACAACGCGGCCACCTACCTGGTCTACCGGCTCGCCAACCACGCGAACCAGCCGAACGCCAGCGTGGTCAAGGCGCGGCTCGCGCCGGGCAACATCGTCAAGTCGGCGCTGGGCATCACGGTCAACGGCCGCAAGATCTCGACCGGTCTGCTCAACGCGATCCCGGAGGTCGACCAGCTGAACGAGCAGCGGGTGCCGAACGCCGGCGCGCCGAGCCCGTTCGACATCGACGGCCTGCCCGTCGGCGCGGTCTTCAAGACGCAGCCTTCCGGCGGCGCACCCCAGTTCTGGGTGATCCACTCCACCGGTATCCAGCAGATCTCCGAGGTGGCGGGCGACATCATCCGGACCACGAACACCGTGGTGCAGCAGAACAAGGAGGTTCGCACCGTGAACCTCGACCGGATCGCCAACGTCAAGCAGATCATCGCGGGCATGCCCGAGGCGCTGAAGGTGGACACCTACCCGAAGCTGAAGCCGGAGATCCTGGACCCGATCAAGAGCGGCACGCCGGCGACCTGCCTCGGCTGGCGGACCGAGGGCGACGGCGCGACCAAGGACGAGCGCACCGCGGTCTACGTCAGCAACGAGGTGCCCTTCCCGAAGGACGCCAACGGGGCGCGGAGGACGCCGGTCTCGGTCGGCCAGCCGACGCCGGACGGGACGAAGATCGACAGCTTCTACATGCAGCCCGGCCGGGCGGCCGTGGTGCGGGCGGCGCAGTCGAAGGACTCGTTCGCGTCGGGGCCGATCTCGCTGGTTTCGGACCTCGGGTTGCGCTACGGCGTGCCGGACCTGCCGACGGCGCAGGCGTTGTTCGGCCCGGACGCGCAGGCGCCCGCGCCGGAGAACATCCTCAAGCTGCTCCCGGCCGCGGCGACGACGTTGAACGTCAACGACGCCAAGCGGACGTACGACTCGGTGCCGGTGGACCCGAACGCGGGCTCGTTCCCGAGCGGGACGCCGCAGGCCGGTGGCGCGGGCGGCTGA
- the mycP gene encoding type VII secretion-associated serine protease mycosin, with product MRSFGTPARVATVLLTAAVGVLAPGLSPLTAGAQPGSPPPGTTPGTAPLIPPPVDMSKLPTATNRPDKNYAKKVECVSRDLDNDIPLPDIPWAQKYLQLDKVHDHMRAATNGHVGMTPTGAPIRVAVIDTGVTEHPAFGQPVQSGGDYVKTEGRGLEDCDGHGTEVAGIIGARKQDDIGFMGMAPDSQIVSIRQSSQNYQVDDKPPAAPPPASSGAPAPSGSQPPPSGGAEESGTEEPAESSGTAGASASDTVPGQGNQGRQQGGQGAGNLNTLAQAVVTAADLEGVKVINMSVDNCRPASGGGITPEERALQAAVRYAVNKDVVVVAAAGNTSEACKQNSQPDPNQPINIVSPPWFTEDVISVAAIDETGGVAQFSVNGPWVTVAAPGTNIISLDPSKNAQMDDFANQTMEGDQVLPIQGTSFAAPYVAGLATLIRAKFPDLNARQVMNRITSTSQHPGSRTGRDQFVGYGVINPMAALTAVIPGEDKIGLTTPFQQQIPAPAALPSDLPPANDGDRTPMIVALSGAAGGVVALLITLFVVHTVRRNRPAPTPQKST from the coding sequence GTGCGTTCGTTCGGAACACCGGCGCGGGTGGCGACGGTCCTGCTCACCGCGGCGGTCGGGGTGCTGGCTCCCGGCCTGAGCCCGCTCACCGCGGGCGCGCAGCCGGGTTCGCCGCCGCCGGGCACCACTCCGGGAACGGCGCCGCTGATCCCGCCGCCGGTGGACATGTCGAAGCTCCCGACCGCGACGAACCGGCCGGACAAGAACTACGCCAAGAAGGTCGAGTGCGTCTCGCGCGACCTCGACAACGACATCCCGCTGCCGGACATCCCCTGGGCGCAGAAGTACCTGCAGCTGGACAAGGTCCACGACCACATGCGCGCGGCGACCAACGGCCACGTCGGCATGACGCCGACCGGGGCGCCCATCCGGGTCGCGGTGATCGACACCGGCGTGACGGAACACCCCGCGTTCGGCCAGCCGGTGCAGAGCGGCGGCGACTACGTCAAGACCGAAGGCCGGGGGCTCGAGGACTGCGACGGCCACGGCACCGAGGTGGCGGGCATCATCGGCGCCCGCAAGCAGGACGACATCGGCTTCATGGGCATGGCCCCGGATTCGCAGATCGTGTCCATCCGGCAGTCCAGCCAGAACTACCAGGTCGACGACAAGCCGCCCGCGGCACCACCGCCCGCCAGCAGCGGCGCCCCGGCGCCGTCCGGCTCGCAGCCGCCGCCCTCCGGCGGCGCGGAGGAGTCCGGTACCGAGGAACCCGCCGAGTCGAGCGGCACCGCGGGCGCGTCCGCCTCGGACACGGTGCCCGGCCAGGGGAACCAGGGCCGTCAGCAGGGTGGGCAGGGCGCCGGCAACCTGAACACGCTGGCGCAGGCGGTCGTCACCGCGGCCGACCTCGAGGGCGTCAAGGTCATCAACATGTCCGTCGACAACTGCCGGCCTGCTTCTGGCGGCGGAATCACGCCGGAGGAGCGGGCTCTGCAGGCCGCGGTCCGGTACGCGGTGAACAAGGACGTCGTGGTGGTCGCCGCGGCGGGCAACACCTCCGAGGCGTGCAAGCAGAACAGCCAGCCGGACCCGAACCAGCCGATCAACATCGTCAGCCCGCCGTGGTTCACCGAGGACGTGATCTCGGTGGCGGCGATCGACGAGACCGGCGGGGTGGCGCAGTTCAGCGTCAACGGGCCTTGGGTGACCGTGGCCGCGCCGGGCACGAACATCATCTCGCTGGACCCGTCGAAGAACGCGCAGATGGACGACTTCGCGAACCAGACGATGGAAGGCGACCAAGTCCTGCCGATCCAGGGGACCAGCTTCGCCGCACCGTACGTGGCCGGGCTCGCGACCCTGATCAGGGCGAAGTTCCCGGACCTGAACGCGCGGCAGGTGATGAACCGGATCACCAGCACTTCGCAGCACCCGGGTTCGCGCACCGGGCGGGACCAGTTCGTCGGCTACGGCGTGATCAACCCGATGGCGGCGCTGACCGCGGTCATCCCCGGTGAGGACAAGATCGGCCTGACCACCCCGTTCCAGCAGCAGATCCCCGCCCCCGCCGCCCTCCCGTCCGATCTTCCGCCCGCAAATGACGGCGACCGCACTCCGATGATCGTCGCTCTCTCCGGCGCGGCCGGCGGCGTGGTGGCCCTGCTGATCACCCTGTTCGTGGTGCACACCGTGCGCCGCAACCGCCCAGCCCCCACCCCCCAAAAATCCACCTGA